One genomic window of Halictus rubicundus isolate RS-2024b chromosome 12, iyHalRubi1_principal, whole genome shotgun sequence includes the following:
- the Sec16 gene encoding endoplasmic reticulum export factor secretory 16 isoform X6 has translation MSNPYRARPTRSRVDHNLGYGAHNQNMWNPTGRMQSDVPSNDSVQQQSAVMNQSKQTADPWNNSWNWDFDKQTDNLQQQPPPQEQQQPQHYAPPYKNQGQLISNSIQDHYYQNVNGNKTDSINQNSIPDGNTHGTAGNRQPISNHSDSFPPYLNYPYQQYPPPPRPNSGKSVSLDYDRPQWTNEPQPHQPAPYPQQRSAVQSQEDQAAYSFLAGNNYNWHKSDQMNSLPPNNCQSKVPGDWPDPEMDTEAKHFDDMGNQCLPWPPRNRSNQHLPPAPENITKEHSTNDANNVSNQMNMSASKWSNQNYESVLPNQAQQTQGSTVNNDFNPWPQPISADPLQQWKHSNESHSSQWLQEQQENNNLPEEHLQPDNANVILSNDWQQSRTPAHYSLPNMPPPPPLETGVEPEERKKSVPSLIPNILSKDPAMKASVSKTQLSDSRLNMSSTPETVSTVASSENVSVQENNEFNSVGDLAEWGKNSSPEELPAKLEQMSLGPKTSKHLEHQSESSEALPVPAVSGDVWAQSTAPHATTDHIPGVSSEYAAVAAEHSQPIDNQVNKELSAQSGYQAPSVPSVDNLVQSGYDQWYNQNTLPRSSEYPWYTKDLTRPTKDWSAEQNVENYENIQQPTEFVNLEVVTPSLQERDIYGSRDSINKETLDNDPKPVINPVKETASTRDFRQEVNNVEVPAAQQPTRSLPPLQPEQVPDNYEFASNDRNTFLETGELTDSHQEHEPTPPSQDDENDEVPNDIPFLREVPGQSSSIDPRRNDPTGQEQYVQSAQRLSDPRRNDPSGQEQGLQMRNISDRSERRDIPPGQERSVPMLSRADSDTLERRNDPSGRERSLPPQQSRNDPSGEERHQPQPQIMLESSETREVPGRGNEPEDPNQQTDENLRQIPGGASPNEVAQSSDDRPNGRVVTGSQEVPSTSSGISEQASDSRIKREEAVGASIREAQGASSSSNRRDSYDDENDEGSGNSRDDSRERRRDSSSERRRYEYERKNSYYDREREYEDEYYYDRRRGAETDRPYNGRDEFDRREMPYIQDDRKHHSRDDLDRHPREDIERRNKPKDDLDERDSRRRPPDDRRRDRVDDVRRREREIRDYDPRYPWDRNYVDRDRRRDDRRPRRYDDYDIRDPYYDDPYSRGSRPSSRSSYNDRDRAYYVRSRDPYYGYNGGYPGYDYGAHYASNYYAYIENLRRTNPAAYSEWYHKYYANRHQQQLVSRGVTNYPEDRASVHSGRSSCDDRTTGDKRTLADMSLLEDSTSASARMTPTKFSTSHAYGCFSIGSLIHVLPSYPTDGERAKVDILKLDNLLLHDPVTRDLRAYPGPLIKQVGVTHKKTIIEYCENKIKKAAANEEMADRASYILLYELMIMLIQQNGNVVGVDIAALLLRNKEAYPYELAKKPQDSGRRESVISQRSELGGDGFQSSQDGGAAVSEKPESKPRKSLEQITDEFRNTLLYGLVQEALEYAMNEGLWGHALFLASKLDKRTHASVMTRFANSLPYHDPLQTLYQLHSGRVPAVVTGISDPQWDDWRPHLAMIISNTSSNPDINRRSITILGDTLSARGDIHAAHFCYILSQVDFGAYGASNVKLVLIGANHHKPYNTFLSTEAVMLTEIYEYARNLSEPRFTLVDLQTFKFDLASKMMDHGLIEKALLYIEQIAVNIANEPSKYKKSFICSVYNLGDRIKYHDPVYKDSTDEVITVPWFDNLAEIVSKCYSGEIVENDASGSHAKQESYGSAQAPEMYETKHPLQQLQQQQQAQQWNPPQAEYREGPSSMMDVPSTDVQSEWQPLSLPANIPDTYDQSMQYARNNDESYQQSQQQDYWNQESYYQSNYGSSVANWQQQSAGAPYPPEQGDTDDSQLQEKWNYETETEEKTATPEPPKPAISMTPSTRKQFDPLEELDALETPKTSAKQTATAKKPTEKPAEKKPSNTGGSWIGGLFSKFAPKPKNQMILPDDSNPTIVWDPVAKKWTNKDEDGDSGSATLAPPPKASDMGFRPPVAEQTSQPPQLPQPPQPPSLADESGINKFKLPKGRSMRANYIDVMNPVGSKSTAAPPNMPTPITSPIVPMATSSPQLFIPAPVNDLNATVTSLTSTSTPAAPSANVSENASQGGPTMYNPSDLKDHSGKPLQPSRYPPR, from the exons ATGAGT AATCCCTATAGAGCTAGACCAACAAGGTCTAGAGTAGATCACAATTTAGGATATGGAGCTCATAATCAAAACATGTGGAACCCGACGGGAAGAATGCAATCAGATGTGCCATCCAATGATTCCGTGCAACAACAATCGGCAGTTATGAATCAGTCGAAACAAACAGCAGATCCTTGGAATAATTCATGGAATTGGGACTTTGATAAGCAGACAGACAATTTGCAACAACAACCACCTCCGCAAGAACAGCAACAACCGCAGCATTATGCACCACCATATAAGAACCAAGGGCAGCTGATATCCAATTCCATTCAGGATCATTATTATCAAAACGTTAATGGCAACAAGACTGATTCGATTAATCAGAATTCTATACCAGATGGGAACACGCATGGAACAGCTGGCAACAGACAGCCGATTTCGAACCATTCGGATTCCTTCCCACCTTATTTAAATTATCCGTACCAGCAATACCCACCGCCACCTAGACCCAATTCCGGTAAATCCGTTTCTTTGGATTACGATCGTCCACAATGGACAAACGAGCCCCAACCTCATCAACCTGCTCCATATCCGCAGCAACGATCCGCCGTGCAAAGTCAGGAGGATCAAGCGGCATACAGTTTTCTAGCCGGTAACAATTATAATTGGCACAAGTCGGATCAAATGAACTCGTTGCCGCCGAATAATTGCCAGAGCAAGGTGCCGGGCGATTGGCCGGATCCAGAGATGGACACAGAGGCGAAACATTTCGATGATATGGGTAATCAGTGTCTGCCGTGGCCACCACGAAACAGATCGAATCAGCATCTTCCGCCCGCCCCGGAGAACATTACGAAAGAACATTCCACGAACGATGCGAACAACGTATCGAATCAAATGAACATGTCGGCGTCGAAATGGAGCAATCAAAATTACGAGTCCGTACTGCCCAACCAGGCTCAACAAACGCAAGGTTCCACCGTTAACAACGATTTCAATCCTTGGCCTCAACCGATCAGCGCGGATCCCCTGCAGCAATGGAAGCATTCGAACGAGTCGCACAGTAGCCAATGGTTGCAGGAGCAACAGGAGAACAACAATCTACCAGAAGAGCATCTCCAACCGGACAATGCCAATGTTATTCTTTCGAACGATTGGCAACAAAGTCGCACACCTGCTCACTACTCTTTACCGAACATGCCACCACCGCCGCCTTTAGAAACTGGCGTCGAGCCAGAGGAGAGGAAGAAATCCGTACCCTCGTTAATCCCGAATATCCTCTCGAAAGATCCTGCTATGAAAGCGAGCGTCTCGAAAACACAGTTGTCCGATTCCCGACTCAACATGTCGTCGACTCCCGAAACTGTATCTACCGTTGCAAGTTCTGAAAACGTATCCGTCCAGGAGAACAACGAGTTCAACTCGGTCGGTGACCTGGCGGAATGGGGGAAGAACAGTTCACCTGAGGAACTACCCGCGAAATTGGAACAGATGAGTCTCGGTCCTAAGACCAGCAAACACCTAGAACATCAGAGCGAGTCGTCCGAAGCGCTACCGGTTCCTGCTGTGTCCGGAGATGTATGGGCTCAAAGCACGGCTCCTCATGCTACCACGGATCATATTCCTGGGGTGTCCTCGGAATATGCAGCCGTTGCTGCGGAGCATTCCCAACCTATTGATAATCAGGTGAACAAAGAACTGTCTGCGCAGAGCGGGTATCAGGCACCGAGTGTTCCATCAGTGGACAACTTGGTGCAAAGCGGATACGATCAGTGGTACAATCAGAACACTCTGCCACGGTCCTCGGAGTATCCATGGTATACGAAGGATCTGACCAGGCCGACCAAGGACTGGAGCGCCGAACAGAACGTCGAGAATTATGAGAATATTCAACAGCCTACAGAGTTTGTCAATCTGGAGGTGGTCACGCCGTCGTTGCAGGAACGCGATATTTACGGCTCGAGAGACTCTATAAACAAGGAGACGCTGGATAACGATCCGAAACCGGTTATTAATCCTGTTAAAGAGACTGCGAGCACGCGCGATTTTCGGCAAGAGGTGAACAACGTTGAAGTGCCTGCTGCTCAGCAACCGACACGGTCTCTACCGCCTCTACAACCGGAACAG GTACCGGACAATTACGAGTTCGCATCGAACGATAGGAACACGTTTTTGGAGACCGGAGAGTTAACAGACTCGCATCAGGAGCACGAGCCGACTCCACCGAGCCAGGATGACGAGAACGACGAAGTGCCTAATGATATTCCTTTCCTGCGAGAAGTACCGGGCCAGTCCAGTTCCATAGACCCGCGTAGGAACGATCCAACTGGTCAGGAGCAGTACGTCCAGTCTGCTCAGAGATTGTCGGATCCCAGGAGAAACGATCCTTCGGGCCAGGAGCAGGGTCTGCAAATGAGAAACATCAGCGATAGATCAGAGCGACGCGATATCCCTCCTGGTCAGGAGAGAAGCGTACCGATGCTCTCGCGAGCAGACTCGGACACGTTGGAGCGTAGAAACGATCCATCTGGCAGAGAACGTTCGTTGCCACCTCAACAATCCCGGAACGATCCATCCGGAGAGGAGAGGCATCAGCCACAACCTCAGATCATGTTAGAATCTAGCGAGACGCGAGAAGTTCCTGGCAGGGGCAACGAACCCGAAGACCCTAATCAGCAGACAGACGAGAATCTCAGACAGATACCTGGAGGCGCGTCTCCTAACGAGGTTGCTCAGTCTTCGGACGACAGGCCCAACGGGAGAGTGGTCACGGGCTCCCAGGAAGTTCCTTCTACGAGCT CCGGCATATCGGAGCAAGCCAGCGACTCGAGGATCAAACGCGAGGAAGCCGTGGGTGCGTCGATACGCGAGGCTCAAGGTGCTTCGAGCTCGTCGAATCGCAGAGATTCGTACGACGACGAGAACGACGAGGGATCTGGGAACAGCAGGGACGACAGCAGGGAGAGACGACGCGACAGTAGCTCGGAACGGCGACGATACGAGTACGAACGAAAGAATTCCTATTACGATCGTGAACGTGAATACGAGGACGAGTACTATTATGATCGTCGTCGGGGCGCCGAGACCGATCGACCATACAACGGTCGTGACGAGTTCGATCGTCGGGAAATGCCTTACATACAGGACGATCGGAAGCATCACAGCCGGGACGATTTGGATCGACATCCCCGGGAAGATATCGAGAGACGGAACAAACCTAAAGACGATCTGGATGAACGGGACAGTAGGAGACGGCCGCCCGATGATCGCAGAAGGGACAGGGTCGATGATGTACGTCGGAGGGAGAGGGAGATCCGGGATTACGATCCCCGATACCCTTGGGATCGGAATTACGTTGATCGTGATAGGAGAAGGGACGATAGACGACCGAGACGATACGACGATTACGATATCAGAGATCCTTACTACGATGATCCGTATAGCAGAGG GTCCAGACCATCCAGCAGATCCTCCTACAACGACAGAGACCGAGCGTACTATGTCAGATCGAGGGATCCTTATTATGGTTACAACG GTGGCTATCCTGGATACGATTACGGTGCTCATTACGCCAGCAATTATTACGCGTACATCGAGAATTTACGACGGACGAATCCTGCCGCCTACTCGGAATGGTACCACAAGTACTATGCCAACCGACATCAGCAGCAGCTCGTGTCCCGTGGCGTCACCAATTACCCAGAAGACAGGGCCAGCGTTCACTCGGGCCGTAGCTCTTGCGACGACAG AACAACCGGTGACAAACGAACTTTGGCCGACATGTCTCTGCTCGAGGATTCAACGAGCGCTTCGGCAAGAATGACGCCGACTAAATTCTCCACTTCTCACGCATACG GGTGTTTCTCGATCGGATCTTTGATTCATGTGCTTCCATCTTATCCAACCGACGGTGAAAGAGCCAAGGTGGACATTCTTAAATTGGACAACCTACTCTTGCACGACCCAGTAACGCGTGATTTACGGGCGTATCCTGGACCTTTAATTAAGCAAGT GGGCGTCACGCATAAGAAGACAATTATCGAGTATTGCgagaataaaataaagaaagcaGCGGCGAACGAAGAAATGGCCGATCGTGCCTCGTACATACTTTTGTACGAGCTAATGATCATGCTGATCCAACAGAACGGC AACGTTGTCGGCGTCGACATAGCGGCGTTGTTGCTCAGAAACAAGGAAGCGTATCCTTACGAATTAGCTAAGAAGCCTCAGGATTCGGGAAGAAGAGAGTCGGTGATATCTCAGAGATCAGAACTGGGTGGGGATGGATTTCAGAGCAGCCAAGATGGTGGCGCGGCGGTCTCGGAGAAACCGGAGAGCAAACCGCGGAAAAGCCTCGAGCAAATAACAGACGAATTCCGAAACACATTGCTGTACGGTTTGGTTCAAGAAGCTCTGG AGTACGCTATGAACGAGGGACTTTGGGGGCACGCGCTGTTCCTGGCCAGCAAGCTGGACAAACGCACCCACGCGTCCGTGATGACCCGGTTCGCGAATAGTTTACCGTACCACGACCCGTTGCAAACGTTGTACCAGCTGCACTCTGGTCGCGTGCCCGCGGTCGTCACCGGTATCTCGGATCCACAGTGGGACGATTGGCGGCCCCATTTGGCTATGATCATCTCCAACACGTCCTCGAACCCGGACATTAACCGTCGCTCGATCACCATTCTCGGGGATACGTTATCCGCGCGAGGAGACATCCACGCCGCTCACTTCTGCTACATCCTCTCGCAGGTCGACTTCGGAGCGTACGGGGCGAGCAACGTAAAGCTGGTGCTGATAGGCGCGAACCACCATAAACCGTACAACACGTTCCTCTCGACGGAAGCGGTGATGCTCACGGAGATCTACGAGTACGCGAGAAACCTGAGCGAGCCGAGATTCACGTTGGTCGATCTGCAGACTTTCAAGTTCGATCTCGCTTCGAAGATGATGGATCACGGTCTGATCGAGAAAGCGTTGTTGTACATAGAACAGATCGCTGTGAACATCGCCAACGAGCCGTCCAAGTACAAGAAGTCGTTCATCTGCTCGGTGTACAATCTCGGGGACAGGATCAAGTACCATGACCCGGTCTACAAGGACTCCACCGACGAAGTTATCACTGTACCGTGGTTCGACAATTTAGCTGAGATTGTTAGCAAGTGCTAT TCTGGGGAAATAGTCGAGAACGATGCCTCGGGATCGCACGCGAAGCAGGAGTCGTACGGTAGCGCGCAAGCTCCGGAAATGTACGAGACGAAGCACCCGCTTCAGCAGCTCCAACAACAGCAACAAGCCCAACAATGGAACCCGCCTCAAGCGGAGTACAGAGAGGGTCCGTCGTCGATGATGGACGTTCCCTCGACCGACGTGCAATCAGAATGGCAACCTCTGTCCTTGCCGGCGAATATTCCGGACACGTACGACCAGTCCATGCAATACGCGAGAAACAACGACGAATCTTACCAACAGTCGCAGCAGCAAGATTATTGGAACCAAGAGTCCTACTACCAGAGCAATTACGGAAGCAGCGTTGCTAATTGGCAGCAGCAATCAGCCGGTGCTCCGTATCCCCCGGAACAAGGTGACACCGACGATTCTCAGCTACAGGAAAAATGGAACTATGAG ACGGAAACAGAAGAAAAAACAGCCACTCCTGAA CCGCCGAAGCCGGCGATCTCGATGACCCCGTCGACGAGGAAGCAGTTCGACCCGCTCGAGGAGTTGGACGCGTTGGAGACACCGAAGACATCCGCCAAGCAGACAGCCACTGCCAAGAAACCAACGGAGAAACCGGCCGAGAAGAAACCGTCGAACACCGGAGGCTCATGGATCGGCGGCCTGTTCAGCAAGTTCGCACCGAAACCGAAGAACCAAATGATTCTGCCCGATGACAGTAATCCAACG ATCGTGTGGGATCCCGTTGCTAAGAAGTGGACGAACAAGGACGAAGACGGGGACAGTGGTTCTGCGACGTTAGCTCCTCCTCCGAAGGCTTCCGACATGGGATTCAGACCACCTGTAGCGGAACAGACCTCTCAGCCACCTCAGCTACCGCAGCCACCTCAGCCACCCTCGCTAGCCGACGAATCCGGcattaataaattcaaattaCCGAAGGGAAGGAGTATGCGCGCTAATTACATAGACGTGATGAATCCTGTTGGTTCGAAGAGCACCGCCGCACCTCCAAACATGCCAACCCCCATAACGTCACCGATTGTACCTATGGCAACCTCCTCGCCTCAATTATTCATTCCTGCGCCAG TGAACGATCTGAACGCGACCGTGACCTCTCTGACATCAACGTCGACGCCCGCTGCACCATCGGCGAACGTTTCCGAAAATGCATCTCAAGGA GGACCAACGATGTACAACCCGAGTGATTTGAAGGATCATTCAGGGAAACCTCTACAGCCGAGTCGGTATCCTCCGCGATAG